The following coding sequences lie in one Kribbella sp. NBC_00709 genomic window:
- a CDS encoding LacI family DNA-binding transcriptional regulator codes for MVADRVRLIDVAREAGTSVSTVSRALNGSDLISPEVVAHVRAVAGELGYRADKRAQEFKRGRPLTVGVTVPDLTNPFFSEVLKGLNAAARAGGYRLLIGESSEDPAEELRLVDELVDYSGALVLCSSRLTRAGLEKALAQPVPVVCINRTVKNAGVVAIDYRAASRLLLEHLTGLGHRRVLYVGGPAASWSDGERRRTLRRTARALDVTLDEVDGGWSGNHGYDAGPTVLRSRATAVITFNDLVGIGLLSWMYDNGVEVPAELSVASYDDIPIAAYSRPPLTSLRNERAKLGELAWEQLTKRLGGEDWPAPDLLTPELVVRASTGPARRRALIRAH; via the coding sequence ATGGTGGCGGATCGGGTTCGTCTGATCGACGTGGCACGCGAGGCCGGTACGTCGGTCTCGACGGTGTCGCGGGCGTTGAACGGCTCCGACCTGATCTCGCCCGAGGTGGTCGCCCATGTGCGTGCGGTGGCCGGCGAGCTGGGCTACCGCGCCGACAAGCGGGCGCAGGAGTTCAAGCGCGGCCGCCCGCTGACCGTCGGCGTCACCGTGCCCGACCTGACCAACCCGTTCTTCTCCGAGGTCCTGAAGGGTTTGAACGCCGCCGCGCGGGCAGGTGGTTATCGCTTGCTGATCGGTGAGAGCAGCGAGGACCCGGCCGAGGAGCTGCGGCTCGTCGACGAGTTGGTCGACTACTCCGGCGCGTTGGTGCTGTGCAGCTCGCGGCTGACTCGCGCCGGCCTCGAGAAGGCGCTCGCCCAGCCGGTGCCCGTCGTTTGCATCAACCGCACGGTGAAGAACGCGGGCGTGGTCGCGATCGACTACCGCGCCGCGAGCAGGCTGCTGCTGGAGCACCTCACCGGTCTAGGCCATCGCCGGGTGCTGTACGTCGGCGGTCCGGCCGCGTCCTGGTCCGATGGCGAGCGGCGCCGGACATTGCGTCGTACGGCGCGCGCCCTGGACGTCACGCTGGACGAGGTCGACGGCGGCTGGTCCGGCAACCATGGGTACGACGCGGGGCCGACCGTTCTGCGCAGCCGGGCGACCGCGGTCATCACGTTCAACGACCTGGTCGGGATCGGCTTGCTGAGCTGGATGTACGACAACGGGGTCGAGGTGCCGGCCGAGCTGTCGGTTGCGTCGTACGACGACATTCCGATCGCGGCGTACTCGCGGCCGCCGCTGACCTCGTTGCGTAACGAGCGGGCCAAGCTGGGGGAGCTCGCCTGGGAGCAGCTGACCAAGCGGCTCGGTGGCGAGGACTGGCCGGCGCCGGATCTGCTCACGCCCGAGCTGGTGGTCCGGGCCAGCACGGGACCGGCGCGGCGGCGAGCCCTGATCCGGGCGCACTGA
- a CDS encoding glycoside hydrolase family 28 protein — translation MHPTRRQLLRLGAGGFVAAGIGLLELPAIASGGAAGGWGEGAVRGRVRAPRFRDERFVITAYGATPEDATAGIAAAISACHRAGGGHVVVPAGVWYTGAINLLSNVDLHLEEGATLRFSTDPAAYLPVVRTRWQSVEVYNYSSLIRAEGQTNIGITGKGVLDGAGDNEHWWYLIGSGQYGWHTGLPNQRADWAELERMNNEQVPLEQRVFGAGHYLRPSFIQPFRCTNVLIEGVTVKDSPMWTIHPLECRNVTVQGVTVRNLGPNGDGCDPESCTDVLIRDCVFETHDDCIAIKSGRDADGRRLGLPSRGIIVEDCTFISGGAAVAVGSELSGGVEDVYVRRLHAPADPAAEEAYLQWLLCVKSTSTRGGYVHNVDVRDVDSRAWMYRPVEITFSYQGGGDQLLYPDVRDIRCDRVRVARAERVYRVVGAETQHIRAVSITNSRFDQVAADAVVQYADDVTIRNVRIGTS, via the coding sequence ATGCATCCCACCCGTCGTCAGCTCCTCCGGCTCGGAGCCGGAGGATTCGTTGCTGCAGGCATCGGCCTGCTGGAACTGCCCGCCATCGCCTCGGGTGGCGCGGCGGGTGGTTGGGGTGAAGGTGCGGTGCGGGGGCGGGTTCGGGCGCCGCGGTTTCGGGACGAGCGGTTTGTGATTACGGCGTACGGGGCGACGCCGGAGGATGCTACTGCGGGGATCGCCGCGGCCATCTCCGCGTGTCATCGGGCCGGGGGCGGGCATGTTGTTGTGCCGGCCGGCGTTTGGTATACCGGGGCGATCAACCTGCTGAGCAACGTCGACCTGCACCTGGAGGAAGGGGCGACGCTGCGGTTCAGCACCGATCCGGCCGCCTACCTGCCCGTCGTCCGCACGCGCTGGCAGAGCGTCGAGGTCTACAACTACTCGTCGCTGATCCGCGCCGAGGGTCAGACGAACATCGGCATCACCGGCAAGGGCGTCCTCGACGGTGCCGGTGACAACGAGCACTGGTGGTACCTGATCGGCAGCGGCCAGTACGGATGGCATACCGGCCTGCCGAACCAGCGCGCCGACTGGGCCGAACTCGAACGCATGAACAACGAGCAGGTCCCGCTCGAACAGCGTGTCTTCGGCGCCGGCCACTACCTCCGCCCGAGCTTCATCCAGCCGTTCCGCTGCACGAACGTGCTGATCGAGGGCGTCACCGTCAAGGACTCGCCGATGTGGACGATCCACCCGCTCGAGTGCCGCAACGTCACCGTGCAAGGCGTCACCGTGCGCAACCTGGGCCCGAACGGCGACGGCTGCGATCCCGAGTCCTGCACCGACGTACTGATCCGGGACTGCGTGTTCGAGACCCACGACGACTGCATCGCGATCAAGTCCGGCCGCGACGCCGACGGCCGCCGCCTCGGTCTGCCCTCGCGCGGCATCATCGTCGAGGACTGCACGTTCATCAGCGGCGGCGCCGCGGTCGCCGTCGGCAGCGAGCTGAGCGGCGGCGTCGAGGACGTCTACGTACGGCGCTTGCACGCCCCCGCGGACCCGGCCGCCGAGGAGGCGTACCTGCAGTGGCTGCTGTGTGTGAAGTCCACCTCGACCCGCGGCGGCTATGTCCACAATGTCGATGTGCGCGACGTGGATTCGCGGGCCTGGATGTATCGTCCTGTGGAAATCACCTTCAGTTACCAGGGTGGTGGCGATCAACTGCTGTACCCCGACGTGCGCGACATCCGCTGCGACCGGGTCCGGGTGGCCCGGGCCGAGCGGGTGTACCGCGTCGTGGGTGCGGAGACGCAGCACATCCGTGCGGTGTCGATCACCAACAGCCGGTTCGACCAGGTCGCGGCGGACGCTGTCGTACAGTACGCCGACGACGTGACGATCCGGAACGTGCGGATCGGCACTTCATAA
- a CDS encoding glycoside hydrolase family 28 protein: protein MSAPVRRRTVLLAGGAVAVAGAVLGGGTAPAAAETLSNPAPDAQVAAILRRIRPPRFPDRWYDVTAFGAVGDDATDCTAAIRAAIETCHRRGGGHVVVPAGDYRTGAVHLLSRVDLHLAEGARLAFSQDPAAYLPVVATRYEGTECYNYSPFVYAYGQRDIAVTGRGVLDGRADATHWWDWTGGPPPNESPDKTLLIQLAADGVPVEDRVFGDGHYLRPNLLQFNRCENVLLEGITVKDSPMWNLHPVLCRNVTIRGVTVDSPDGPNNDGIDPESCTDVLIEDCTISTGDDCIAFKSGKDADGRRVNVPSRYAVVRNCEMADGNGGVTAGSETSGGVMDIFVRDCTMSSPHLERAIRIKSNPDRGGTIANIDVRRVTVGQAADSVIEIVLNYANVVTGAYPPDVHGIAISELTVASAPRALNLLGLADDPLRDIRLHQCRFDAITDENVIEHVEGLRLDQVWINGTRVDH, encoded by the coding sequence ATGTCCGCCCCAGTTCGTCGCCGTACAGTCCTGCTCGCCGGCGGAGCCGTTGCCGTCGCTGGAGCCGTCCTCGGCGGCGGCACCGCCCCGGCCGCCGCCGAGACTCTTTCCAACCCAGCCCCCGACGCACAGGTCGCCGCGATCCTCCGCCGGATCCGCCCTCCACGCTTCCCGGACCGGTGGTACGACGTGACCGCCTTCGGCGCGGTCGGCGACGACGCAACGGACTGTACGGCGGCGATCCGCGCCGCGATCGAGACCTGTCACCGGCGCGGCGGCGGGCACGTCGTCGTACCGGCTGGTGACTACCGGACCGGCGCCGTACATCTGCTCAGTCGGGTCGACCTGCATCTGGCGGAGGGTGCGCGGCTGGCGTTCAGTCAGGACCCGGCGGCGTACCTGCCGGTGGTCGCGACGCGCTACGAAGGGACCGAGTGCTACAACTACTCCCCCTTCGTCTACGCGTACGGCCAACGCGACATCGCGGTCACCGGGCGCGGCGTGCTCGACGGGCGCGCGGACGCCACCCATTGGTGGGACTGGACCGGCGGACCGCCGCCGAACGAGTCACCGGACAAGACGCTGTTGATCCAGCTGGCGGCCGACGGAGTGCCGGTCGAGGATCGGGTCTTCGGCGACGGCCATTACCTCCGGCCGAACCTGCTCCAGTTCAACCGCTGCGAGAACGTGCTGCTCGAGGGCATCACGGTCAAGGACTCGCCGATGTGGAACCTCCACCCGGTGCTCTGCCGCAACGTCACGATCCGCGGCGTCACCGTCGACAGCCCGGACGGCCCGAACAACGACGGCATCGACCCGGAGTCGTGCACCGACGTACTGATCGAGGACTGCACGATCTCCACCGGCGACGACTGCATCGCGTTCAAGTCGGGCAAGGACGCGGACGGGCGGCGGGTGAACGTCCCGTCCCGGTACGCCGTGGTGCGCAACTGCGAGATGGCCGACGGGAACGGCGGGGTGACAGCCGGCAGCGAGACGTCGGGCGGGGTGATGGACATCTTCGTCCGCGACTGCACGATGAGCAGCCCGCACCTCGAGCGCGCGATCCGGATCAAGAGCAACCCGGACCGCGGCGGCACGATCGCGAACATCGACGTACGCCGGGTGACGGTCGGTCAGGCCGCCGACTCGGTGATCGAGATCGTGCTCAACTACGCGAACGTTGTCACCGGTGCGTATCCGCCGGACGTGCACGGCATCGCGATCAGCGAACTCACTGTGGCGTCCGCGCCGCGCGCGCTCAATCTGCTCGGCCTCGCCGACGACCCGCTCCGCGACATCCGCCTGCACCAGTGCCGCTTCGACGCGATCACCGACGAGAACGTGATCGAGCACGTCGAAGGCCTGCGCCTGGACCAGGTCTGGATCAACGGCACCCGCGTCGACCACTAA
- a CDS encoding glycoside hydrolase family 28 protein — translation MENLSRKNFLRLGAAAALATTTATVASGEAAAYDPGPGWGQVGEILRNTRPPRFRDRDFLITGFGAVGDGVTPATEAIAKAVDACHRAGGGRVVVPAGTFLTGAIHLKSNVNLHLADGATLLFSTDPTQYLPVVLTRFEGAECMNYSPLIYARDCENIAVTGSGTLDGGATWDNWWSWVTPSGPDAQALQQQAANGIPVQDRVYGAGHYLRAAFIETQSCRNVLIEGVTILRSPFWEIHPVLSRNITVRGIHIDSRGPNNDGIDPESSQYVHIQDCTLDCGDDCIAIKSGRGADGLRINVPSENILIENCTLNIRYGAITIGSEMTGGVRNVFVRNCTIGSPNLYFGLYIKTNSVRGGFAENIYLRDLDISNLTKEVVSCNFYRSEGDVGPLTPRVRNVELRNVNVGHARNAFSIFGYPRSPIQDFRLIDCTYTSIDAASSIQDTELTFRNVHVNGQLITDPAQLL, via the coding sequence ATGGAAAACCTGAGCCGCAAGAACTTCCTCCGCCTCGGCGCCGCGGCTGCCCTCGCCACCACCACTGCCACGGTCGCTTCGGGTGAAGCCGCCGCCTATGATCCTGGGCCGGGGTGGGGGCAGGTCGGGGAGATTCTTCGCAACACACGTCCGCCGCGGTTTCGGGATCGGGACTTCTTGATCACCGGGTTCGGGGCGGTTGGCGACGGGGTCACGCCGGCGACCGAGGCGATCGCGAAGGCCGTCGATGCGTGTCACCGTGCGGGCGGTGGGCGGGTTGTGGTGCCGGCCGGGACGTTTCTCACCGGGGCGATTCACCTGAAGTCCAACGTCAATCTGCACCTCGCAGACGGCGCGACGCTGCTCTTCAGCACCGACCCGACGCAGTACCTCCCGGTCGTGCTGACCCGGTTCGAGGGGGCGGAGTGCATGAACTACTCACCCCTCATCTACGCGCGCGACTGCGAGAACATCGCGGTCACCGGCTCCGGCACGCTCGACGGTGGTGCGACCTGGGACAACTGGTGGTCCTGGGTCACCCCGTCCGGCCCCGACGCCCAGGCGCTGCAGCAACAAGCAGCGAATGGCATACCGGTGCAGGACCGCGTGTACGGCGCCGGCCACTACCTGCGCGCCGCGTTCATCGAGACCCAGTCCTGCCGCAACGTGCTGATCGAGGGTGTCACGATCCTGCGCTCGCCGTTCTGGGAGATCCACCCGGTGCTGTCCCGCAACATCACCGTCCGCGGCATCCACATCGACAGCCGCGGCCCGAACAACGACGGCATCGACCCGGAGAGCTCGCAGTACGTCCACATCCAGGACTGCACACTGGACTGCGGCGACGACTGCATCGCGATCAAGTCCGGCCGGGGCGCGGACGGCCTGCGGATCAACGTGCCGTCGGAGAACATCCTGATCGAGAACTGCACGCTGAACATCCGGTACGGCGCGATCACGATCGGCAGCGAGATGACCGGCGGCGTCCGGAACGTGTTCGTCCGCAACTGCACGATCGGCAGCCCGAACCTGTACTTCGGCCTGTACATCAAGACGAACTCCGTCCGCGGCGGCTTCGCCGAGAACATCTACCTGCGCGACCTCGACATCTCGAACCTCACCAAGGAAGTTGTCTCCTGCAACTTCTACCGCAGCGAGGGCGACGTCGGCCCGCTGACGCCGCGGGTGCGGAACGTCGAGCTGCGCAACGTCAACGTCGGCCACGCGCGGAACGCGTTCTCGATCTTCGGCTACCCCCGCTCACCGATCCAGGACTTCCGGCTGATCGACTGCACGTACACGAGCATCGACGCCGCGAGCTCGATCCAGGACACCGAGCTGACGTTCCGGAACGTCCACGTCAACGGGCAGCTCATCACCGACCCCGCGCAGCTCCTGTGA
- a CDS encoding glycoside hydrolase family 28 protein — protein MTPGWSEADRIRADVRPPEFPAVDFPIPSYGAVQNDATAGIAAAIQACSDSGGGRVVVPPGVWYTGAIHLRSHVELHVSAGATLRFSTEPSDYLPVVETRYEGLEVLNRSPLIYANGCTDIAITGTGTLDGQGSWDNWWSWFHECDEDFNRLREQSWFGIPSQDRDAGRRLRSSFVQPYNCTNVLIEGVTVVRSPFWQIHPVLCRNVTIRDVVIDSQGPNNDGIDLESCRSVVISGCTIEAGDDCIALKSGREADGLRVNMPTEDVLIEDCTLGVKYGAITLGSDLTGGIRNVYVRNCRINGPYFALYIKTNAVRGGCVENVYLSDITVSSLRKEVVQCNFCRGEGKDGPLTPYVRNVELRGVKVERARNAVLLRGYRHSPIEDFRLVDCDFTVDQPSTVVHTALSLDNVTINGHPVKDVHQIR, from the coding sequence GTGACACCTGGTTGGTCCGAGGCAGACCGGATCCGGGCCGACGTCCGGCCGCCCGAGTTCCCGGCCGTCGACTTCCCGATCCCGTCGTACGGCGCCGTTCAGAACGATGCCACCGCCGGCATCGCCGCCGCCATCCAGGCGTGCAGCGACTCCGGCGGCGGCCGCGTCGTCGTACCCCCCGGGGTTTGGTATACCGGAGCGATCCACCTGAGATCACATGTCGAGTTGCACGTATCAGCGGGCGCGACATTGCGCTTCAGCACCGAGCCGAGCGACTATCTACCGGTCGTGGAGACGCGGTACGAAGGTCTCGAGGTGCTCAACCGCTCCCCGCTGATCTACGCGAACGGTTGCACCGACATCGCGATCACCGGCACCGGCACGCTCGACGGCCAGGGCTCCTGGGACAACTGGTGGAGCTGGTTCCACGAGTGCGACGAGGACTTCAACCGACTGCGGGAGCAGAGCTGGTTTGGCATACCATCCCAGGATCGCGACGCAGGCCGACGGCTGCGATCGAGCTTCGTCCAGCCGTACAACTGCACGAACGTGCTGATCGAAGGCGTGACCGTCGTCCGCTCGCCGTTCTGGCAGATCCACCCGGTCCTGTGCCGCAACGTGACGATCCGGGACGTGGTGATCGACTCCCAGGGACCGAACAACGACGGGATCGACCTGGAGTCGTGCCGCTCGGTCGTCATCAGCGGCTGCACGATCGAGGCCGGCGACGACTGCATCGCCCTCAAGTCCGGGCGCGAGGCCGACGGGTTGCGGGTGAACATGCCGACCGAGGACGTCCTGATCGAGGACTGCACGCTGGGCGTCAAGTACGGCGCGATCACGCTCGGCTCGGACCTGACCGGCGGCATCCGCAACGTCTACGTCCGCAACTGCCGGATCAACGGCCCGTACTTCGCCTTGTACATCAAGACCAATGCGGTCCGTGGCGGCTGCGTGGAGAACGTCTACCTCAGCGACATCACGGTCTCGAGCCTGCGGAAGGAAGTTGTCCAGTGCAACTTCTGTCGTGGGGAGGGCAAGGACGGCCCGCTCACGCCGTACGTGCGCAACGTGGAGCTGCGGGGTGTGAAGGTCGAGCGAGCTCGCAACGCAGTGCTCCTCCGCGGCTATCGGCATTCACCGATCGAGGACTTCCGCCTGGTCGACTGCGACTTCACCGTCGACCAGCCCAGCACCGTGGTGCACACGGCGCTGAGCCTGGACAACGTCACGATCAACGGTCACCCGGTCAAGGACGTCCACCAGATCCGGTAG
- a CDS encoding pectinesterase family protein yields MRNRLFSLFLAVLLVVGALTTTTGVASSAATPATYGPFDPRIELDGHWGRDDDVAITVNSGSSVRLRFTGSHLGALFNTASITVPAQLYVAIDGGTPALHKVDADHLAFADDLDPTVAHTAEILVKDVDEYENRWNVPLETGVVLKKVELGPDAKLIPLPTTAEHRIEFYGDSITQGVMALCAELGTDCADGTKAYPHLVGEAFGADTNQVGFGKQGILQPGHGNVGTAADSFGWDLAGFPAGNFDPGAVVVNFGTNDAAYSSAEFVPAYLAYLREIRTADPNALIVALRPFNGTHADDIKTAVAAAKDRRIVYVDTTGWLGPDDFNGSTHPNVQGHQIAAAKLTAVLKHLTGWSTGPIGIPKLAPAGATCSDTPLSLTFQGPVRLGVAGKMQIRQADGEVVDTIDLADLTSYQRTVGDARTDYDQVHTWTYQAVVVDGRTVTIYPHQRLAGGQVYSVTVDPGFVVGNPGASWQFRTQRDPKTDAHLTVGAHGDFCTVQAAIDFVAPGHKSTIDVAPGTYRELIWVPPTKPGITISGAGAGRTVIGYPNNNLLNGDSAMANVPMEQSYCQRRVIPQSDRFNCWRSAMAVFADDFTMTDVTVQNLTPYRGSQAEAFFGNGSRMVLARVRILGYQDSLRLQGQAFVTNSYVEGDVDFVWGTGGVFIQDSELKALHEGYYNQVRNIDNGPGNIFVRVRLTRGPDAPDDSVYLARAELSRFPTSQVVFIDSAMDSQVAKTGWQITSPNDCAAAGQIRFWEYHSTDLAGHPLDTTVRLACSRQLGDAEAAQLRDPSFVFAGWHPVVPRSER; encoded by the coding sequence GTGCGCAATCGCCTGTTCAGCTTGTTCCTGGCCGTTCTGCTTGTGGTTGGTGCGCTGACCACGACCACCGGTGTCGCGAGTTCCGCCGCGACACCGGCGACGTACGGGCCGTTCGACCCGCGGATCGAGCTCGACGGCCATTGGGGCCGCGACGACGACGTGGCGATCACCGTGAACTCCGGCTCGTCGGTCCGCCTCCGGTTCACCGGGTCGCACCTCGGCGCGCTGTTCAACACCGCGTCGATCACCGTTCCGGCCCAGCTGTACGTCGCGATCGATGGCGGAACCCCCGCGCTGCACAAGGTCGACGCCGATCACCTGGCCTTCGCCGACGACCTCGACCCGACGGTCGCCCACACCGCGGAGATCCTGGTCAAGGATGTCGACGAGTACGAGAACCGCTGGAACGTCCCGCTGGAGACCGGGGTCGTACTGAAGAAGGTCGAGCTCGGCCCGGACGCGAAGCTGATCCCGCTGCCGACCACCGCCGAGCACCGCATCGAGTTCTACGGCGACTCGATCACCCAGGGCGTGATGGCGCTCTGCGCGGAGCTCGGTACCGACTGCGCGGACGGCACGAAGGCGTACCCACATCTCGTCGGCGAGGCGTTCGGCGCGGACACCAACCAGGTCGGTTTCGGCAAGCAAGGCATCCTCCAACCCGGCCACGGCAACGTCGGGACCGCCGCGGACTCCTTCGGCTGGGACCTGGCCGGCTTCCCGGCCGGGAACTTCGACCCCGGCGCGGTGGTCGTCAACTTCGGCACCAACGACGCGGCGTACTCGAGCGCCGAGTTCGTCCCGGCGTACCTCGCCTATCTGCGGGAGATCCGGACCGCAGACCCGAACGCGCTGATCGTTGCCCTGCGCCCGTTCAACGGCACGCACGCCGACGACATCAAGACTGCAGTCGCGGCCGCGAAGGACCGCCGGATCGTGTACGTCGACACGACGGGCTGGCTCGGGCCGGACGACTTCAACGGCAGCACCCACCCGAACGTCCAGGGCCACCAGATCGCGGCTGCCAAACTCACCGCAGTACTCAAACACCTCACCGGCTGGTCGACCGGGCCGATTGGTATACCAAAGCTCGCACCGGCCGGCGCGACGTGCTCGGACACCCCGCTCAGCCTGACGTTTCAGGGCCCGGTCCGGCTCGGCGTCGCCGGCAAGATGCAGATCCGCCAGGCGGACGGTGAGGTCGTCGACACGATCGACCTCGCGGACCTCACGTCGTACCAGCGAACCGTCGGTGATGCGCGGACCGACTACGACCAGGTGCACACGTGGACGTACCAGGCGGTCGTGGTGGACGGGCGGACCGTGACGATCTATCCGCACCAGCGGCTGGCGGGCGGGCAGGTGTACTCCGTGACGGTCGACCCTGGGTTCGTGGTCGGCAACCCTGGCGCCAGCTGGCAGTTCAGGACGCAACGAGATCCCAAGACCGACGCACACTTGACGGTGGGCGCGCACGGTGACTTCTGCACCGTGCAGGCCGCGATCGATTTCGTTGCTCCGGGCCACAAATCGACAATCGACGTCGCGCCGGGTACGTATCGCGAGTTGATCTGGGTTCCGCCGACCAAACCGGGCATCACGATCAGCGGCGCCGGCGCCGGCCGGACCGTGATCGGGTACCCGAACAACAACCTGCTGAACGGCGACTCCGCGATGGCGAACGTGCCGATGGAGCAGTCGTACTGTCAGCGCCGCGTCATCCCGCAGTCGGACCGCTTCAACTGCTGGCGCTCCGCGATGGCGGTCTTCGCGGACGACTTCACGATGACGGACGTGACCGTGCAGAACCTCACGCCGTACCGCGGTTCCCAGGCCGAGGCGTTCTTCGGGAACGGAAGCCGGATGGTGCTCGCCCGCGTCCGCATCCTCGGCTACCAGGACAGCCTTCGCCTGCAGGGCCAGGCGTTCGTGACGAACAGCTACGTCGAGGGTGACGTCGACTTCGTCTGGGGGACCGGTGGCGTGTTCATCCAGGACTCCGAGCTGAAGGCGCTCCACGAGGGCTACTACAACCAGGTCCGGAACATCGACAACGGACCCGGCAACATCTTCGTCCGGGTCCGGCTGACCCGCGGACCCGACGCGCCTGACGACAGCGTGTACCTGGCCCGCGCGGAGCTCAGCCGGTTCCCGACCAGCCAGGTGGTCTTCATCGACTCCGCGATGGACAGCCAGGTGGCGAAGACCGGCTGGCAGATCACCAGCCCCAACGACTGCGCGGCCGCCGGCCAGATCCGGTTCTGGGAGTACCACAGCACCGACCTGGCCGGTCATCCGCTCGACACCACCGTACGACTGGCGTGCTCCCGGCAGCTCGGCGACGCAGAGGCCGCGCAACTGCGCGATCCGTCGTTCGTGTTCGCCGGCTGGCACCCGGTTGTTCCCCGCTCCGAAAGGTGA
- a CDS encoding LacI family DNA-binding transcriptional regulator, whose translation MRKPPTDRAARATIHDVARLAEVSTATVSRVLSGGKPVSPEVSERVRAAAQDVGYRPNPAAQTLLRGSSRTVGVVVPDLGNPYFAAILKGVAAEASADEHHTLVAGTEEDPEQEYRSAIELARWVDGLLLCAPRMSTPRLREVAEAARRLVLINRVLRHPAVGSVVVDYHLGVRALCEHLASLGHKRIVYLQGPTAAWSDQQRQRGFRSPEASGLTIIRVDCGSTPADGRAAVDEALTYNPTAVIAFNDQVAVGVLSRLRELGLSVPDDISVAGIDDAPMSAHTDPGLTTYAVSTVELGRQAWQRFAPNTPTATTHLQGNLVIRASTARPLKPGR comes from the coding sequence GTGAGGAAGCCGCCCACGGACCGAGCCGCCCGCGCGACGATCCACGACGTCGCGCGACTTGCCGAGGTGTCGACCGCGACCGTGTCCCGGGTGCTGTCCGGCGGCAAACCGGTGTCGCCGGAGGTCTCCGAACGCGTCCGCGCGGCTGCCCAGGATGTCGGCTACCGGCCGAACCCGGCCGCCCAGACCCTGCTCCGCGGCAGCAGCCGCACGGTCGGCGTCGTCGTACCTGATCTCGGCAACCCGTACTTCGCGGCGATCCTGAAGGGTGTCGCGGCCGAGGCGTCCGCCGACGAGCACCACACGCTGGTCGCCGGGACCGAAGAGGATCCGGAGCAGGAGTACCGCTCCGCGATCGAGCTCGCCCGCTGGGTCGACGGGCTGCTGCTGTGCGCGCCGCGGATGAGTACGCCCCGGTTGCGTGAGGTCGCCGAGGCGGCGCGGCGCCTGGTGCTGATCAACCGGGTACTTCGCCATCCAGCGGTCGGGTCGGTCGTTGTCGACTACCACCTCGGCGTTCGCGCCCTGTGCGAGCATCTCGCCTCACTCGGCCACAAGCGGATCGTCTATCTGCAGGGCCCGACCGCCGCGTGGTCCGACCAGCAACGCCAGCGCGGCTTCCGCTCACCGGAGGCGTCCGGTCTCACCATCATCCGCGTCGACTGCGGTTCGACGCCGGCGGACGGTCGTGCCGCCGTGGACGAAGCGCTCACCTACAACCCGACGGCTGTGATCGCCTTCAACGACCAGGTCGCCGTCGGCGTCCTCAGCCGTCTTCGCGAGCTCGGTCTCTCGGTCCCCGACGACATCTCCGTCGCCGGCATCGACGACGCCCCGATGAGCGCCCACACCGACCCCGGCCTCACGACGTACGCCGTCTCCACCGTCGAACTGGGCCGCCAAGCCTGGCAACGCTTCGCCCCCAACACCCCCACCGCCACGACCCACCTCCAAGGCAACCTGGTCATCCGCGCCTCCACCGCCCGTCCCCTCAAGCCTGGGCGGTGA